AAGAATTTGGAATGCAATTGGAGGGTATTTTAAAAGAAGTTCCTTCAGTAAAAGCAGAGGCCGTATTTGCGGACCGAATTGTTGGAAAACCCTATTTGCACCTTAATATTAATAGAGATGAAATATCCAGATATGGACTTAACGTGGAAGATGTACAGCAAAGCATTGAAACCGCCATTGGTGGTATGAAAGTTACTTCTACAGTCGAAGGTAGGGAACGGTTTCCTGTAAGGGTGCGTTATCCAAGGGAATTAAGGGATGATCCAGAGTCTTTAAGTAAAATATTGATTCCCACCCCAGTAGGAGCTCAAATTCCACTATCACAAGTAGTTGATTTTGAATATGTAAGAGGGCCACAGGCCATCAAAAGTGAAAACACCTTTTTGGTGGGCTATGTTCTTTTTGATAAACGCGATGGCTTTGCAGAAGTAGATGTTGTGAACGACGCGCAAGAAGCCATTCAAAAAAGAATTGATACAGGGGAATTAACCGTACCAGCGGGAATTAGTTACAAATTTTCTGGTAGTTATGAAAACCAAATCAGGGCAGTGAAAAGATTGTCCATTGTTATACCAATCAGTTTAATTGTTATATTCCTGCTGCTGTTCTTCCAATTTAAAACAGTAATAGCATCATCCATTCACTTTTCGGGTGTATTTGTTGCTTTTGCAGGAGGGTTTATCATGTTGTGGCTTTATGGACAGGATTGGTTCATGAATTTCGCCATATCCGGTGTTAATATGCGCGACCTGTTTCAAATGCATACCATCAATTTAAGTGTTGCTGTTTGGGTAGGATTTATTGCCCTTTTTGGCATCGCAACAGATGATGGTGTGATTATGGGAACCTATATCCATCAGGTTTTTGAGGAAAAGAACCCACAAACCATTCCAGATGTAAGGGCGGCAGTACTGGAGGCTGGAAAGAAAAGAGTCCGTCCGGCAATGATGACGGCAGCGGTGGCCATTATTGCACTTTTGCCTGTGCTTACCTCAACAGGAAAAGGGGCAGACATAATGATTCCCATGGCAATTCCGACCTTTGGGGGGATGGCCATTCAAATCATGACCATGTTTGTAGTACCTGTATTACAGGCATATTGGAGGGAAACGGTCATTAAAAATCAAAATAAGAAATTGAAAAAAATACAATAAAATGAAAAATGTATTCACAATAATACTTGTCTTAATAAGTATGGGATTATATAGCCAGACTTTAGAGGAATACTTTAAGATAGCGGCAGAAAACAATCCGGGATTGCTTTCGCAGTACAAGGAGTTTGAAGCGGTATTGCAAAAAGTGCCGCAGGTAAGCACCTTGCCAGATCCTTCGCTTTCTTTTGGATATTTTGTTTCACCGGTGGAAACCAGGGTTGGACCACAAAAAGCTAGGTTTTCATTGACCCAAATGTTCCCTTGGTTTGGAACTTTAAAAGCACAAGGTGATGCCGCAGCACTTATGGCAGAAGCCAAGTATCAATCCTTTTTGGATGCCAAGAACAAATTGTACTATGAGGTTTCAGCGGCTTATTTTCCTTTGTACGAACTCCAAGAATGGATGAAAATTGAAGAAAGGAATATTGAAATTCTAGAGTCGTATAAGACCATTTCCAATTCAAAATTTAAAAATGGTGTAGGAACCTTGGTGGATGTCTTGAGAGTAGATATTTTTTTAAAGGAATCACAGACAAATCTGGAAATACTGAAAAAAAAGGAACGCCCGCTTTTAACAACTTTCAATAAATTATTAAACCGTGGTGAATTTGAACCGGTATCTATTTCTGAAACCCTTGAAATTGACATGTTGTCCTTTGATAATGGTAAAGATTCCCTTTTGGTAGATCATCCACTCTTAAATTCTTTGGAATTGAAGGTAAAGGCTGTAGAGGCCTCTG
This window of the Maribacter cobaltidurans genome carries:
- a CDS encoding TolC family protein — its product is MKNVFTIILVLISMGLYSQTLEEYFKIAAENNPGLLSQYKEFEAVLQKVPQVSTLPDPSLSFGYFVSPVETRVGPQKARFSLTQMFPWFGTLKAQGDAAALMAEAKYQSFLDAKNKLYYEVSAAYFPLYELQEWMKIEERNIEILESYKTISNSKFKNGVGTLVDVLRVDIFLKESQTNLEILKKKERPLLTTFNKLLNRGEFEPVSISETLEIDMLSFDNGKDSLLVDHPLLNSLELKVKAVEASERAAIKQGFPKIGLGLDYVMVDKRTDMVVPDNGKDVLMPMVTLSLPIFRKKYKAAVKEAQLMQESYSLQKTEMTNSLLSNYEMAFFDIEQQTELVSLFDEQITESEQALNLLFTSYGNSGKDFEEVLRMQQQLLKYDKLKITALKQYKIALAKLNYITAKK